Proteins from a genomic interval of Pseudomonadota bacterium:
- a CDS encoding aminotransferase class III-fold pyridoxal phosphate-dependent enzyme produces MGLEALHVLVEEGVRGTCGHARGTASGAAQDHRQPARPPCARCGLLIGVEIATQRASARTLFRRIADRGVLTKATHDSVIRFAPALTIGSEQIDEGAHYSPRPSTR; encoded by the coding sequence GTGGGCCTCGAGGCGTTGCATGTGCTGGTCGAGGAAGGGGTTCGCGGAACGTGCGGCCACGCTCGGGGAACGGCTTCTGGCGCGGCTCAAGACCATAGACAGCCCGCTCGTCCGCCCTGTGCGCGGTGCGGTCTCCTCATCGGCGTCGAGATCGCTACCCAGCGAGCCTCGGCCAGGACGTTGTTCCGGCGGATCGCCGATCGCGGGGTCCTCACCAAGGCCACCCACGACAGCGTCATCCGCTTCGCCCCCGCGCTCACCATCGGCTCCGAACAGATCGACGAGGGCGCGCACTATTCGCCACGACCATCAACGAGATGA